The genome window GCCAAGCTGGCGCCGGGCCTCGATGAGCTTGCCCTTCTTGTCGCCCAACTCCTGAAGCTCCTTCAGAATTGGTCTCAGAAGGTCGTTAAGCTTCTTGATATCTGGGTGTACCTGTTGCATGGCTACAGCGATTCTTCAGTGAGTAGAGCAGAATAAGGGAAATAGGTGGTGCGTGGCTAAGTGAGTGATAAAGAATCTGCGTCGCCAACAGAAGTAAGAAGTGGTGAGAGAAATCAAGAAGCTGCAGTACCAAGGTGTTGTTTGGCAGCCCATGTTGTTGACAAATCCATCTGTGCCGAGGATACGATATATCAGCTACAGACATTGCACAGAAGAGCTTGAGCCTACACGGATACAAACCAGACAAAGGCAGCGCGGGCCTTAATACAATCACCTGTGGCCCAGGTATGTGCCTCAAACCATATGAATATCTGACAGCGATTTGTACACCTCTCCGCTAcacgtgttttttttttttgttgctgGACTATCTGTATACTGGGCTTCATTGTATTAAGAGTTACCAGAATAAACTTGTTTCAATGAGATCAACAACGCAAATCTTCCAAGTACACCTTCTTCAACGCGCCTATTCTTCTGCCGCACAACACGCGAGCTGAAACTCCCCCTCTACGGTTGCCTGACGCCTGCTACACACTCTAgccacccccgccccgcagGTCCCCACATGGCGCCTCCCTTGGGGTGGCTCGGGCTCCCaagcagtgggcagcgagggcgcCGGGTGAGATAGGTGCGAGTCGTGCGGACACTCTGCTTGTCGCATGAGTGGCGCAAGCGTTGCCACAGCTGCAGGGCGCTCCGACGCGACGCTATCCACAGCCTCGTCGCCGACACCAGTGGCGATGAGTCACTCTGACCCCCGCGCTGGAGGCACCGGGCCCTGTCACCGCTGGGCTGCTTCCGATGGTAGCAGGGGAAGGGGCTGCCTGGGCTCCCCACGCAGAGTGGGGGTGCTGGACCCTGAGATGCCATGCGTTGAGATGTCCCCCTGGTCATCAGAGGAATAGGCGATGCAAAAACAAACGAGCAACAAAAAAGTGCACTCCTCTACGATGCTCTTCGTTGAATCAAGCGATCGGCCTCCAGGTTGTTTTTGTTGAGAACTGGCCACGAGTCAATCTGGGTCACAAATGGCAGGTTCATATAAACCTTATCCCGATAGCGCTTATCTTGCTCGATAGGGTTGCGCTCCACGTAAATGGTGCGGAGCGTATTAGCAAACCCGCAGAACTTTTTGACCTCTCCCCAGTCGTTGATGTTTCCGTCAGTCAACCAAAACTCTTCCAGTTCAGGCATATTGGTGGGGTTTATGACAGTTTCGTTGATTGTAGCTATGGGATTGAAGCTGAGATCCAGCAGGTGAAGGGAGTGCAGGGGCAGGTTCTCGATGGTGCTAATGCCGTTTTCTGACAGATAAAGCTCCACGAGATGTGGGTTGCAGCCTTCCTTGAATGCTTCTTCTGTAATGGAGGTCAACCGATTTGCCTGAAGGCTAAGTTTCTGCAGCTCGCGAAGGCTGTGGAGGGAGTCACCAATACTATGGATCTTGTTTTTGCCGAGCCACAGACTCTGTAAGGACCGCAGGTTAGCCAACCCAGATCCAATTTCACGAATGCGGTTGCCACCGAGTTCGAGAAGCTCCAGATGAACGAAGCTGTCGAGCCCTTCGATCACTTTGATTTTGTTTTCAACCAGATAGAGCTCCTTAAGTGTCGAGCCTAACGAACCTAAGCCCGTTATTCTGCGTAGTTGATTGTAACTCAAATCAAGCTTGGTGAGAGAGTAGAATGCTTGTGGAACCGACTGCTTCAAAAGAGATCCACTTTCGGGGTCTGGTACCATTGCTGAGTCGAAAAAGTCCCGCACCTTCCTGATCTTGTTGTCAAACAGATCTAGTTCAGTAAGCCGCCCGGCCAAGTGCTGCGGAAAAGCAGAGAGCTCATGAATGAGGTTTttgcgcagagagagaatcTTACACTCGGTGAGCTGATTAAGGTCGAGCTCGTCGAGAGTGAAGAGTCGAATATTGGCAATTTCCACCTCGGTGCTTTTAGCATTAATTGTTAGTTGCTCCGATGCGTGCTTCATGCTCTCGTtgtgctgcagtggcacTTCTTGTTCATCGTCACTGTCGCTGTTAGACTTTGCTGGTGCAGGGGCTGGGggaggcgcggcagcggcttgAAGAATTCTTTCTCTCAAtcgcgccttcttctcctcgtccAGATTGGCGAACATGAGTCTAGGAGGCTGTGGGTGAGTACGGAAGTGCTGATGAATTGAGACGAAAACTAAGGGAAACAttaagaaaaaaaaaaaaacagagtGTTAGTTATGGAACAAGTGACGCTGCCGAAGCAACGGAGAAGGAACGCACAGGAGAACTACATTTTTTCTGAAGCAATGATTGGGGTACTGTGTAAAAAAGGCACCCGTGATGCTGGACTTTCAAAGCAGAAGAAACGCCACATCTGCCCTGAAAAACACTTCCGCTAGTATCTACAATCAGTCTGCTCCATTTTTGACTTTTAGTATAGGCCCGCCGTTAGCCACTATTGCGACACAGCAGGGTTGGCCACCGCTACCGGTAGAGAAAATTCTCTAGCCTGCAAAGGCGCTTTGTTCACACTCAAGCGAACATTTGCTCGACAAGGaagcgcttttttttttttggacaaactggaaaaggaggagagggaggaaaatgCTCCCATGTACTCAGCAGCGTGATGGGTAATTGAagttcgtttttttttttttttacagAGAGTGTGTACCTCAAAAGATCTTCGTCAACCCCCTTTACTTTCTCGCAACCCAGTGGTATCAAGTCAACAAACTCCAACCACTGCTTCAGTTGGAAGAGGGCCTTGCGGTCCGCTGTGTCCTATTTAAACATGGTTATTCATCAGGCAGTTGTATTTGTCTCTATACGCTGTCATGCATTCAGATTGAATATTGGACATTAGTCCCCTTTGTTTTAGCAAGCACAACTTCGCACATTACATGGGCAACACTGCTCAGACGCATCTTTCCCTTTCATCAACTATAGTGGAGAGCTGCTCAATGATAAGCATGCAACGTATCTTCTGTAATGCAGGTTTTTCAAACTATCAAGCAAGGCTATGCTTCCCTTTTCTGCAGGCCAGTCTTGAGAAATCGATGACCAAGCTTTGAAAAACCCCTTTATCTTGTTGTATTATGTACAGAGGTTTATTGCCTTGGTATTTGAT of Leishmania braziliensis MHOM/BR/75/M2904 complete genome, chromosome 5 contains these proteins:
- a CDS encoding protein phosphatase type 1 regulator-like protein codes for the protein MFPLVFVSIHQHFRTHPQPPRLMFANLDEEKKARLRERILQAAAAPPPAPAPAKSNSDSDDEQEVPLQHNESMKHASEQLTINAKSTEVEIANIRLFTLDELDLNQLTECKILSLRKNLIHELSAFPQHLAGRLTELDLFDNKIRKVRDFFDSAMVPDPESGSLLKQSVPQAFYSLTKLDLSYNQLRRITGLGSLGSTLKELYLVENKIKVIEGLDSFVHLELLELGGNRIREIGSGLANLRSLQSLWLGKNKIHSIGDSLHSLRELQKLSLQANRLTSITEEAFKEGCNPHLVELYLSENGISTIENLPLHSLHLLDLSFNPIATINETVINPTNMPELEEFWLTDGNINDWGEVKKFCGFANTLRTIYVERNPIEQDKRYRDKVYMNLPFVTQIDSWPVLNKNNLEADRLIQRRAS